A region from the Acyrthosiphon pisum isolate AL4f chromosome A1, pea_aphid_22Mar2018_4r6ur, whole genome shotgun sequence genome encodes:
- the LOC100161938 gene encoding ATP-dependent RNA helicase WM6, whose amino-acid sequence MADADDLLDYEEDEQNETVESDDKKQAKKEVKGNYVSIHSSGFRDFLLKPEILRAIVDCGFEHPSEVQHECIPQAMLGMDILCQAKSGMGKTAVFVLSTLQQLEVYESEVYALVLCHTRELAFQISKEFERFTKYLPAVKVSVFFGGVPITKDEDTLKNNKPHVVVGTPGRILELIRKKKLVLNNLKHFILDECDKMLEILHMRSDVQEIFKNTPFNKQVMMFSATLSKDIRPVCKKFMQQPLEVYVDDDAKLSLHGLQQYYVKLTEKEKNKKLFDLLDELEFNQVIIFVKSVQRCVVLTELLNEQNFPSVAMHGGMSQQDRLKFYQEFKDFQKRILVATNLFGRGMDIERVNIVINYDMPEDTDTYLHRVARAGRFGTKGLAITFICEETDAKVLNSVQDRFDVTIGRMPNEIELSSYVERK is encoded by the exons ATGGCAGATGCTGATGATCTTTTAGACTACGAAGAAGACGAACAGAACGAAACCGTCGAGAGCGATGACAAGAAACAAGCCAAGAAAGAAGTAAAGGGTAACTATGTTTCCATACACAGTTCAGGTTTCCGTGATTTCCTCTTGAAACCGGAAATACTGAGAGCAATCGTTGACTGTGGTTTCGAACATCCGTCTGAAGTGCAGCATGAGTGTATACCACAAGCTATGTTGGGCATGGATATTCTATGCCAAGCCAAGTCCGGTATGGGTAAAACAGCCGTGTTTGTCTTATCCACCTTACAGCAGTTGGAAGTGTACGAGAGTGAGGTATACGCTCTGGTCTTATGCCACACCAGAGAATTGGCTTTCCAGATAAGCAAAGAATTTGAGCGCTTCACTAAATACTTGCCGGCAGTCAAGGTCAGTGTTTTCTTTGGTGGTGTGCCCATCACAAAAGACGAAGATACACTAAAGAACAACAAGCCACACGTAGTGGTAGGCACACCAGGTCGCATACTAGAActgatcagaaaaaaaaaattggttcttAATAATCTAAAGCATTTCATTTTGGATGAGTGTGATAAAATGTTAGAGATCCTACACATGCGAAGTGATGTCCAAGAAATATTTAAGAACACTCCGTTTAACAAACAAGTAATGATGTTCAGTGCCACACTTAGCAAAGATATACGGCCTGTCTGTAAAAAGTTTATGCAACAACCATTGGAAGTATATGTTGACGATGATGCCAAACTATCATTACACGGCCTCCAGCAGTACTATGTCAAACTCActgaaaaggaaaaaaataagaaattgtttGATCTTCTCGATGAACTAGAATTCAATCAG gttatcatttttgttaaatCTGTTCAACGTTGTGTAGTTTTAACAGAGCTACTAAATGAACAAAATTTCCCATCTGTTGCCATGCATGGTGGTATGTCTCAGCAAGATCGATTAAAGTTCTACCAAGAGTTCAAAGATTTTCAAAAACGAATATTAGTGGCTACCAATTTGTTTGGTCGAGGAATGGATATTGAACGAGTGAACATTGTTATAAACTATGACATGCCTGAAGACACAGACACTTATCTACATAGAGTGGCAAGAGCGGGACGCTTTGGTACCAAAGGATTAGCAATTACATTCATTTGTGAAGAAACTGATGCAAAAGTTTTGAATAGTGTTCAAGATAGGTTTGATGTCACCATTGGTCGAATGCCTAATGAAATTGAGCTCAGTTCTTACGTTgagagaaaataa
- the LOC100160583 gene encoding conserved oligomeric Golgi complex subunit 1 isoform X1, producing the protein MDSTFPTKNANEFANDLFETCNLTEIESLQSSLKKDVEKKADQLKSLVSEKYRDLIDAADTISSMAIIVSDITNVTEHILKTNQTNTATDFDSKDNLLDKFAAQSKLLIDLTEQIWDCLNSRNYLTATQLFQLASCIKTSLNEDLIKGLKKGKPFLDRVWSTISHFQTTISDKTRLELSDYISPEKAACCFISLSILEKLDAHSLVKEFIILRSNMLQHSLTEGISVEKNIENSCNLIINTIYNLYLCFTNYDLYNSGMIYLQIKNILCNGPNVLSLVDLDYSLKFGLIYLPDTVKEFKIDCMLSPNELSKEYITNIVTNWLVWAKPFVCTKVTEILQSVQSFSALRHLNHLSTEYPQHWTAISEQISFESDLWSELYCPLFAQRTKELLTNHWEDVFPVIISDIDSALIQPEEPNLQDSLFSDTDECFETRSIGCSDRTATLCACVERRISLLVDMLSELYSEDEDPWALRQHQGSCCNNFIIRLGKSMVQLVEQDTLTEPGILLIARFLWFLPILCTTLKQCLVSSYQQFNFWTLSKEEMQNSSIVVWNKWIEIVTKRMFDGLKGNIFPITLGEQLSTIPKWDILDIEVEKESGELVVSKLQVPNQPTFPLQNFIHDMIRCLALTLPPKFVQEKTIALCTEWILIEYRNNSELETSLKSRHQLQKLFDLKYINQLFIGIENQSLSVICSEQISAVENQIDPINLDVLDEYIVKNVKRAVVATKCIFGTMYPSQFLQSECSDEANNLMFSTYRFKLFLVTDS; encoded by the exons ATGGACTCAACATTTCCAACAAAAAATGCCAACGAGTTTGCCAATGATTTGTTTGAGACATGTAACTTGACTGAAATTGAATCTTTACAAAGTTCTTTAAAAAAAGATGTGGAGAAAAAAGCAGATCAGCTAAAATCTTTAGTAAg tgAAAAATACCGAGATCTCATTGATGCAGCTGACACAATTAGTTCTATGGCGATAATAGTTAGTGACATAACAAATGTTAccgaacatattttaaaaacaaaccaaACTAATACTGCTACAGATTTTGATAG TAAAGACAATTTGCTTGATAAATTTGCTGCTCAGTCAAaacttttaattgatttaactgAACAAATATGGGATTGTTTAAACTCGAGAAATTATTTAACTGCTACTCAATTGTTTCAGTTGGCTTCATGTATTAAAACAA gttTGAATGAAGATTTAATTAAAGGTCTTAAAAAAGGTAAACCATTTTTGGACAGGGTTTGGTCTACAATATCTCACTTCCAAACTACAATTTCGGATAAAACAAGATTAGAATTATCTGATTACATTTCACCTGAA aAAGCAgcatgttgttttataagcttatcaatattagaaaaattagaTGCTCATTCTTTAGttaaagaatttattatattacgttcaAACATGTTGCAACATTCATTAACAGAAGGAATTTCagtggaaaaaaatattgaaaacagctgcaatttaattataaacactatttacaatttatatttatgttttacaa actaTGATCTTTATAATAGTGGAATGATATATCTAcaaattaagaacattttatgTAATGGACCAAATGTATTATCATTAGTAGATTTGGATTATTCATTGAAATTTGGACTTATATATTTACCAGATACCGTTAAGGAATTCAA gATTGACTGTATGCTATCCCCCAATGAATTATCAAAAGAATacataactaatattgtaacTAATTGGTTGGTTTGGGCAAAACCATTTGTTTGTACCAAAGTTACAGAAATTCTGCAAAGTGTTCAATCTTTCTCAGCTCTTCGTCACTTAAATCATTTGTCAACC gAATATCCTCAACACTGGACTGCTATATCTGAACAAATTTCGTTTGAGTCTGACTTATGGTCTGAATTATATTGTCCACTGTTTGCTCAAAGAACTAAAGAGTTGTTAACCAATCATTGGGAAGATGTTTTCCCTGTGATTATTTCAGATATTGACAGTGCATTAATACA GCCAGAAGAACCTAACCTGCAAGATAGTTTATTCTCTGATACAGATGAATGTTTTGAAACCCGTTCGATAGGTTGTTCAGACAGAACTGCTACATTGTGTGCATGTGTTGAAAGAAGGATTTCATTGTTGGTAGATATGTTAAGTGAATTGTACTCTGAAGATGAAGATCCATGGGCTTTAAGGCAACATCAAGGAAGTTGttgtaacaattttattattag ATTGGGAAAAAGTATGGTACAATTAGTTGAACAAGACACATTAACTGAACCTGGCATATTGTTGATAGCTAGATTTTTATGGTTCTtgcctatattatgtacaacgtTAAAACAGTGTTTAGTATCATCATACCAACAA tttaatttttggaCATTATCAAAAGAAGAAATGCAAAATTCCTCCATAGTTGTTTGGAACAAATGGATAGAAATAGTGACTAAAAGAATGTTTGATGGTTTAAAaggaaatatttttccaattacaCTTGGAGAACAACTATCCACAATTccg aagtGGGACATTTTGGATATAGAGGTGGAGAAAGAAAGTGGAGAACTAGTTGTGTCAAAACTACAAGTTCCAAATCAACCTACATTTCCATTGCAAAACTTCATTCATGATATGATCAGATGTCTAGCTTTGACATTACCTCCGAA atttgttCAGGAGAAAACCATTGCTTTGTGTACTGAATGGATATTGATTGAATATCGTAATAATAGTGAACTTGAAACATCATTGAAATCTAGACATCAGCTTCAAAAGTTATTTGATCTGAAGTACATCAATCAACTTTTTATTGGCATTGAGAACCAA AGTTTATCAGTCATCTGTTCAGAGCAAATATCAGCAGTTGAAAATCAAATTGATCCAATCAATTTAGATGTTTTGGACGAatacattgttaaaaatgttaaacgaGCTGTGGTTGCAACTAAA tgtaTTTTTGGCACTATGTATCCTAGTCAATTTTTACAGTCAGAATGTTCAGATGAAGCAAATAACTTAATGTTCAGCACATacagatttaaattatttttagtcacAGATTCTTAA
- the LOC100160583 gene encoding conserved oligomeric Golgi complex subunit 1 isoform X2 — protein sequence MAIIVSDITNVTEHILKTNQTNTATDFDSKDNLLDKFAAQSKLLIDLTEQIWDCLNSRNYLTATQLFQLASCIKTSLNEDLIKGLKKGKPFLDRVWSTISHFQTTISDKTRLELSDYISPEKAACCFISLSILEKLDAHSLVKEFIILRSNMLQHSLTEGISVEKNIENSCNLIINTIYNLYLCFTNYDLYNSGMIYLQIKNILCNGPNVLSLVDLDYSLKFGLIYLPDTVKEFKIDCMLSPNELSKEYITNIVTNWLVWAKPFVCTKVTEILQSVQSFSALRHLNHLSTEYPQHWTAISEQISFESDLWSELYCPLFAQRTKELLTNHWEDVFPVIISDIDSALIQPEEPNLQDSLFSDTDECFETRSIGCSDRTATLCACVERRISLLVDMLSELYSEDEDPWALRQHQGSCCNNFIIRLGKSMVQLVEQDTLTEPGILLIARFLWFLPILCTTLKQCLVSSYQQFNFWTLSKEEMQNSSIVVWNKWIEIVTKRMFDGLKGNIFPITLGEQLSTIPKWDILDIEVEKESGELVVSKLQVPNQPTFPLQNFIHDMIRCLALTLPPKFVQEKTIALCTEWILIEYRNNSELETSLKSRHQLQKLFDLKYINQLFIGIENQSLSVICSEQISAVENQIDPINLDVLDEYIVKNVKRAVVATKCIFGTMYPSQFLQSECSDEANNLMFSTYRFKLFLVTDS from the exons ATGGCGATAATAGTTAGTGACATAACAAATGTTAccgaacatattttaaaaacaaaccaaACTAATACTGCTACAGATTTTGATAG TAAAGACAATTTGCTTGATAAATTTGCTGCTCAGTCAAaacttttaattgatttaactgAACAAATATGGGATTGTTTAAACTCGAGAAATTATTTAACTGCTACTCAATTGTTTCAGTTGGCTTCATGTATTAAAACAA gttTGAATGAAGATTTAATTAAAGGTCTTAAAAAAGGTAAACCATTTTTGGACAGGGTTTGGTCTACAATATCTCACTTCCAAACTACAATTTCGGATAAAACAAGATTAGAATTATCTGATTACATTTCACCTGAA aAAGCAgcatgttgttttataagcttatcaatattagaaaaattagaTGCTCATTCTTTAGttaaagaatttattatattacgttcaAACATGTTGCAACATTCATTAACAGAAGGAATTTCagtggaaaaaaatattgaaaacagctgcaatttaattataaacactatttacaatttatatttatgttttacaa actaTGATCTTTATAATAGTGGAATGATATATCTAcaaattaagaacattttatgTAATGGACCAAATGTATTATCATTAGTAGATTTGGATTATTCATTGAAATTTGGACTTATATATTTACCAGATACCGTTAAGGAATTCAA gATTGACTGTATGCTATCCCCCAATGAATTATCAAAAGAATacataactaatattgtaacTAATTGGTTGGTTTGGGCAAAACCATTTGTTTGTACCAAAGTTACAGAAATTCTGCAAAGTGTTCAATCTTTCTCAGCTCTTCGTCACTTAAATCATTTGTCAACC gAATATCCTCAACACTGGACTGCTATATCTGAACAAATTTCGTTTGAGTCTGACTTATGGTCTGAATTATATTGTCCACTGTTTGCTCAAAGAACTAAAGAGTTGTTAACCAATCATTGGGAAGATGTTTTCCCTGTGATTATTTCAGATATTGACAGTGCATTAATACA GCCAGAAGAACCTAACCTGCAAGATAGTTTATTCTCTGATACAGATGAATGTTTTGAAACCCGTTCGATAGGTTGTTCAGACAGAACTGCTACATTGTGTGCATGTGTTGAAAGAAGGATTTCATTGTTGGTAGATATGTTAAGTGAATTGTACTCTGAAGATGAAGATCCATGGGCTTTAAGGCAACATCAAGGAAGTTGttgtaacaattttattattag ATTGGGAAAAAGTATGGTACAATTAGTTGAACAAGACACATTAACTGAACCTGGCATATTGTTGATAGCTAGATTTTTATGGTTCTtgcctatattatgtacaacgtTAAAACAGTGTTTAGTATCATCATACCAACAA tttaatttttggaCATTATCAAAAGAAGAAATGCAAAATTCCTCCATAGTTGTTTGGAACAAATGGATAGAAATAGTGACTAAAAGAATGTTTGATGGTTTAAAaggaaatatttttccaattacaCTTGGAGAACAACTATCCACAATTccg aagtGGGACATTTTGGATATAGAGGTGGAGAAAGAAAGTGGAGAACTAGTTGTGTCAAAACTACAAGTTCCAAATCAACCTACATTTCCATTGCAAAACTTCATTCATGATATGATCAGATGTCTAGCTTTGACATTACCTCCGAA atttgttCAGGAGAAAACCATTGCTTTGTGTACTGAATGGATATTGATTGAATATCGTAATAATAGTGAACTTGAAACATCATTGAAATCTAGACATCAGCTTCAAAAGTTATTTGATCTGAAGTACATCAATCAACTTTTTATTGGCATTGAGAACCAA AGTTTATCAGTCATCTGTTCAGAGCAAATATCAGCAGTTGAAAATCAAATTGATCCAATCAATTTAGATGTTTTGGACGAatacattgttaaaaatgttaaacgaGCTGTGGTTGCAACTAAA tgtaTTTTTGGCACTATGTATCCTAGTCAATTTTTACAGTCAGAATGTTCAGATGAAGCAAATAACTTAATGTTCAGCACATacagatttaaattatttttagtcacAGATTCTTAA
- the LOC100169384 gene encoding moesin/ezrin/radixin homolog 1 isoform X2, producing the protein MPKSMNVRVTTMDAELEFAIQQTTTGKQLFDQVVKTIGLREVWFFGLQYTDNKGDMTWIKLYKKVMSQDVKKENPLQFKFRAKFYPEDVAEELIQDITLRLFYLQVKNAILSDEIYCPSETSVLLASYAVQARHGDFNKLTHTPGFLTNDRLLPQRVMDQHKMTREEWESSITTWWHEHRGMMREDAMMEYLKIAQDLEMYGVNYFDILNKKGTELFLGVDALGLNIYEKDDKLTPKIGFPWSEIRNISFNDRKFIIKPIDKKAPDFVFFAPRVRINKRILALCMGNHELYMRRRKPDTIDVQQMKAQAREEKLAKQQQREKLQLEIAAREKAEKKHQEYEERLKVMQAEISKREQDLLSAQDMIRRLEEQLNKLQLAKEELEQRQNELQKMMERLEESKNMEAVERAKLEEEIKAKQEEVMRIQSEVETKDEETKRLQEEVEEARRKQEEAAAAALAAAATPKHHHVTENENEDNDEMVNGHETQDLDTDMDIVDPVEERRTLAERNERLQDQLKMLKQDLAQSRDDTKETAMDKIHRENVRQGRDKYKTLREIRKGNTKRRVDQFENM; encoded by the exons ATGAACGTGAGGGTGACCACAATGGACGCCGAGCTGGAGTTTGCTATCCAGCAAACTACCACAGGCAAACAGCTATTCGATCAGGTAGTAAAAACCATTGGCTTGAGGGAGGTATGGTTTTTCGGCCTGCAGTACACTGACAACAAAGGCGATATGACCTGGATCAAACTGTATAAAAAG GTCATGAGCCAAGATGTTAAGAAGGAAAACCCACTTCAATTTAAGTTCCGAGCCAAGTTCTATCCAGAAGATGTCGCAGAAGAACTTATACAAGATATTACTTTGAGATTATTTTACTTACAG GTGAAAAATGCCATTTTATCTGATGAAATTTATTGTCCGTCAGAAACATCTGTATTACTTGCTTCATATGCTGTTCAAGCAAGGCATGGTGATTTCAATAAACTCACTCATACTCCTGGTTTTCTTACTAATGATCGCTTGTTACCACAACG TGTTATGGATCAACATAAAATGACACGTGAAGAATGGGAGTCTAGCATTACTACTTGGTGGCATGAACATAGAGGCATGATGCGAGAAGATGCCATGAtggaatatttgaaaattgcccAAGATCTTGAAATGTATGGAGTTAACTACTTTGACATTCTCAACAAAAAAGGAACTGAATTATTTTTGGGTGTTGATGCCCTTGGTCTCAATATTTATGAAAAGGATGATAA ATTAACTCCAAAGATTGGCTTTCCTTGGTCTGAAATCCGTAATATTTCATTCAATGATAGAAAGTTTATCATAAAACCTATTGACAAGAAAGCTCCTGACTTTGTATTCTTTGCACCACGTGTTCGTATTAACAAACGTATTTTGGCTCTTTGTATGGGAAATCATGAATTATACATGAGAAGACGTAAACCTGATACTATTGATGTACAACAAATGAAAGCCCAAGCAAGGGAAGAAAAACTTGCCAAACAACAACaaag agagAAACTACAACTAGAAATAGCTGCCAGGGAAAAAGCTGAAAAAAAACATCAAGAATATGAAGAACGCTTGAAAGTCATGCAAGCAGAAATTTCTAAACGTGAACAAGATTTGCTCAGTGCTCAA gaCATGATTCGTCGTTTGGAGGAACAATTGAATAAACTTCAACTAGCTAAAGAAGAACTTGAGCAAAGACAAAACGAACTTCAAAAGATGATGGAGCGTTTAGAAGAATCAAAGAACATGGAAGCAGTAGAAAGAGCCAAATTAGAAGAAGAGATCAAAGCTAAACAAGAAGAAGTAATGCGTATTCAATCTGAAGTTGAAACTAAAGACGAAGAAACGAAACGTTTACaa gagGAAGTAGAAGAGGCAAGACGTAAACAAGAAGAGGCTGCAGCCGCAGCACTTGCTGCTGCTGCAACCCCCAAGCATCATCATGttactgaaaatgaaaatgaggATAATGATGAAATGGTCAACGGTCATGAAACACAAGATTTAGACACTGATATGGATATTGTTGATCCAGTAGAGGAACGCCGTACCCTCGCTGAACGCAATGAAAGACTTCAAGATCAATTAAAg ATGTTAAAACAAGACTTAGCTCAATCACGAGATGATACCAAGGAGACTGCCATGGATAAAATTCATCGTGAAAATGTGCGCCAGGGACGAGATAAATATAAGACTCTGCGTGAAATTAGAAAAGGCAATACAAAGCGCCGAGTTGATCAGTTTGAAAACATGTAA
- the LOC100169384 gene encoding moesin/ezrin/radixin homolog 1 isoform X1 produces the protein MVSGKTMNVRVTTMDAELEFAIQQTTTGKQLFDQVVKTIGLREVWFFGLQYTDNKGDMTWIKLYKKVMSQDVKKENPLQFKFRAKFYPEDVAEELIQDITLRLFYLQVKNAILSDEIYCPSETSVLLASYAVQARHGDFNKLTHTPGFLTNDRLLPQRVMDQHKMTREEWESSITTWWHEHRGMMREDAMMEYLKIAQDLEMYGVNYFDILNKKGTELFLGVDALGLNIYEKDDKLTPKIGFPWSEIRNISFNDRKFIIKPIDKKAPDFVFFAPRVRINKRILALCMGNHELYMRRRKPDTIDVQQMKAQAREEKLAKQQQREKLQLEIAAREKAEKKHQEYEERLKVMQAEISKREQDLLSAQDMIRRLEEQLNKLQLAKEELEQRQNELQKMMERLEESKNMEAVERAKLEEEIKAKQEEVMRIQSEVETKDEETKRLQEEVEEARRKQEEAAAAALAAAATPKHHHVTENENEDNDEMVNGHETQDLDTDMDIVDPVEERRTLAERNERLQDQLKMLKQDLAQSRDDTKETAMDKIHRENVRQGRDKYKTLREIRKGNTKRRVDQFENM, from the exons ATGGTGTCCGGAAAAACT ATGAACGTGAGGGTGACCACAATGGACGCCGAGCTGGAGTTTGCTATCCAGCAAACTACCACAGGCAAACAGCTATTCGATCAGGTAGTAAAAACCATTGGCTTGAGGGAGGTATGGTTTTTCGGCCTGCAGTACACTGACAACAAAGGCGATATGACCTGGATCAAACTGTATAAAAAG GTCATGAGCCAAGATGTTAAGAAGGAAAACCCACTTCAATTTAAGTTCCGAGCCAAGTTCTATCCAGAAGATGTCGCAGAAGAACTTATACAAGATATTACTTTGAGATTATTTTACTTACAG GTGAAAAATGCCATTTTATCTGATGAAATTTATTGTCCGTCAGAAACATCTGTATTACTTGCTTCATATGCTGTTCAAGCAAGGCATGGTGATTTCAATAAACTCACTCATACTCCTGGTTTTCTTACTAATGATCGCTTGTTACCACAACG TGTTATGGATCAACATAAAATGACACGTGAAGAATGGGAGTCTAGCATTACTACTTGGTGGCATGAACATAGAGGCATGATGCGAGAAGATGCCATGAtggaatatttgaaaattgcccAAGATCTTGAAATGTATGGAGTTAACTACTTTGACATTCTCAACAAAAAAGGAACTGAATTATTTTTGGGTGTTGATGCCCTTGGTCTCAATATTTATGAAAAGGATGATAA ATTAACTCCAAAGATTGGCTTTCCTTGGTCTGAAATCCGTAATATTTCATTCAATGATAGAAAGTTTATCATAAAACCTATTGACAAGAAAGCTCCTGACTTTGTATTCTTTGCACCACGTGTTCGTATTAACAAACGTATTTTGGCTCTTTGTATGGGAAATCATGAATTATACATGAGAAGACGTAAACCTGATACTATTGATGTACAACAAATGAAAGCCCAAGCAAGGGAAGAAAAACTTGCCAAACAACAACaaag agagAAACTACAACTAGAAATAGCTGCCAGGGAAAAAGCTGAAAAAAAACATCAAGAATATGAAGAACGCTTGAAAGTCATGCAAGCAGAAATTTCTAAACGTGAACAAGATTTGCTCAGTGCTCAA gaCATGATTCGTCGTTTGGAGGAACAATTGAATAAACTTCAACTAGCTAAAGAAGAACTTGAGCAAAGACAAAACGAACTTCAAAAGATGATGGAGCGTTTAGAAGAATCAAAGAACATGGAAGCAGTAGAAAGAGCCAAATTAGAAGAAGAGATCAAAGCTAAACAAGAAGAAGTAATGCGTATTCAATCTGAAGTTGAAACTAAAGACGAAGAAACGAAACGTTTACaa gagGAAGTAGAAGAGGCAAGACGTAAACAAGAAGAGGCTGCAGCCGCAGCACTTGCTGCTGCTGCAACCCCCAAGCATCATCATGttactgaaaatgaaaatgaggATAATGATGAAATGGTCAACGGTCATGAAACACAAGATTTAGACACTGATATGGATATTGTTGATCCAGTAGAGGAACGCCGTACCCTCGCTGAACGCAATGAAAGACTTCAAGATCAATTAAAg ATGTTAAAACAAGACTTAGCTCAATCACGAGATGATACCAAGGAGACTGCCATGGATAAAATTCATCGTGAAAATGTGCGCCAGGGACGAGATAAATATAAGACTCTGCGTGAAATTAGAAAAGGCAATACAAAGCGCCGAGTTGATCAGTTTGAAAACATGTAA